In a single window of the Dinghuibacter silviterrae genome:
- a CDS encoding type II toxin-antitoxin system RelE/ParE family toxin: MHFKLEIRPLAAIEIWEAFDWYELQRDGLGAEFIDELDAFYTSLLRNPTSYSYYDKPVRQGKMSRFPYVVVFEIIDDSIIVYSVFMTSQDPGKKRSG; the protein is encoded by the coding sequence ATGCATTTTAAACTGGAGATCAGGCCACTGGCAGCAATAGAAATTTGGGAAGCCTTTGATTGGTACGAATTGCAAAGGGATGGTCTTGGAGCCGAGTTCATAGACGAGCTGGATGCTTTCTATACCAGCTTACTCCGTAATCCAACTTCCTATAGTTACTATGACAAACCAGTACGTCAAGGAAAAATGAGCAGATTTCCTTATGTCGTCGTTTTCGAAATTATTGATGATTCGATCATAGTATATAGTGTTTTTATGACTAGTCAAGATCCAGGAAAAAAGAGATCTGGATAA
- a CDS encoding metallophosphoesterase, giving the protein MVLQYCSDLHLEFPENRAFLEKSPLVPKGDILLLAGDIVPFKVIRHYDWFFDYVAQHFKKTYWIPGNHEYYGSDAAERSSSMEEAIRPNVFLVNNLVRDEGPVRLVFSTLWSRITPEHEWPISRGMSDFQVIRYLGGVFSPSLFNALHASSLDFLSDALDRVTDRPTVVVTHHVPTFYRYPGKYAGSILSEAFAVELSDLIKAIGPGHWIFGHHHCNVPDFTIGNTILHTNQLGYVRYGENQGFAPDKVVII; this is encoded by the coding sequence ATGGTGTTACAGTACTGCTCCGATCTGCACCTGGAGTTCCCGGAAAACCGGGCATTTCTTGAAAAGAGCCCCCTTGTACCCAAGGGCGACATCTTATTGCTGGCCGGGGACATCGTGCCCTTCAAGGTGATACGGCACTACGACTGGTTTTTCGACTATGTCGCCCAACACTTCAAAAAGACCTATTGGATCCCCGGCAACCACGAATACTACGGATCCGACGCCGCCGAACGATCCTCTTCGATGGAAGAAGCCATCCGGCCCAACGTCTTTCTGGTCAACAACCTCGTCCGTGACGAAGGCCCCGTCCGTCTTGTTTTTTCCACGCTTTGGTCCAGGATCACCCCTGAACACGAATGGCCCATTTCCAGGGGGATGAGCGACTTCCAGGTCATCCGCTACCTTGGCGGCGTGTTTAGCCCTTCCCTATTCAATGCACTGCACGCGTCCAGCCTGGATTTTTTATCGGATGCACTGGACCGGGTGACGGATCGCCCCACCGTCGTCGTGACCCATCACGTACCCACCTTTTACCGGTACCCCGGGAAATACGCCGGGAGTATTCTTAGCGAGGCTTTTGCCGTGGAACTTTCGGACCTGATCAAGGCCATCGGCCCCGGGCATTGGATATTCGGCCACCACCACTGCAACGTACCCGACTTTACGATAGGCAACACCATCCTGCACACCAACCAACTGGGCTACGTCCGGTATGGGGAAAACCAGGGCTTCGCGCCCGACAAAGTTGTGATTATATGA
- a CDS encoding site-specific DNA-methyltransferase, with protein MIELKDVTTGFQSPEARWARFGPYYAMFPLDFAFEVVSKYSKRGDFIIDPFAGRCSSVYAGGVLGRHSLGIEINPVGWLYGTVKLSPADKECVIERLYQIYSRRNFYNRSVSKMPIFYRMCYSNEVLKFLLAARSLLKWQTDSVDATLMSIILVYLHGKLGEGLSNQMRMTKSMGMEYSVRWWLENGFKSAPEINPVEFIKKKIEWRYEKGKPCIFDSEIVFGDSTIELRKIVERSKETGIKFSLLFTSPPYCSLTDYYADQWLRLWLLGGPERPKAIGEKHKGRFVSKEDYYNLLDSVFGSCSKIMDNESTIYVRTDRREFTFESTMGVLKKHFPEYRYKLVDNPFKRRTQTELHGNSSKEGGEIDIILSKKRGNMI; from the coding sequence ATGATAGAGCTTAAGGATGTTACCACTGGCTTTCAATCACCGGAGGCAAGATGGGCGCGATTTGGACCTTATTATGCTATGTTTCCGCTTGATTTTGCGTTTGAAGTCGTTTCTAAATATTCCAAGAGGGGTGATTTTATTATTGACCCCTTTGCTGGAAGGTGTTCAAGTGTGTATGCTGGGGGTGTTTTGGGTAGGCATAGTCTTGGAATTGAAATTAATCCTGTAGGGTGGCTTTACGGAACTGTAAAGCTGTCTCCGGCGGACAAAGAGTGTGTCATTGAACGGCTATATCAGATATACAGCAGGCGAAATTTTTATAACCGGAGTGTAAGCAAAATGCCGATTTTTTATAGAATGTGCTATAGTAACGAAGTGTTAAAGTTTTTGCTAGCGGCGCGCAGTCTTTTGAAATGGCAAACCGATAGTGTGGATGCAACACTGATGTCCATTATATTGGTATATCTTCATGGTAAGCTGGGAGAAGGTCTATCAAACCAGATGAGAATGACAAAGTCCATGGGAATGGAATATTCAGTGAGATGGTGGTTGGAAAACGGTTTCAAAAGTGCACCAGAAATTAATCCGGTTGAATTTATTAAAAAGAAGATTGAATGGAGATACGAAAAAGGAAAGCCTTGCATTTTCGACAGCGAAATTGTATTTGGTGACAGTACTATTGAACTAAGAAAGATAGTTGAAAGATCAAAAGAAACAGGGATCAAGTTTTCTCTTTTATTTACATCACCTCCCTATTGTTCGCTTACAGACTATTATGCAGATCAATGGCTTCGCCTTTGGTTATTAGGTGGCCCTGAACGCCCCAAAGCGATCGGGGAGAAACATAAAGGGAGATTTGTTTCAAAAGAAGACTATTACAATCTTTTAGATTCTGTTTTTGGTAGTTGCTCGAAAATTATGGATAATGAGAGTACAATTTATGTCCGGACGGACAGACGTGAATTTACCTTTGAATCAACGATGGGAGTATTGAAAAAACATTTTCCGGAATATCGATATAAGCTTGTAGACAATCCTTTCAAGAGGCGTACTCAAACAGAATTGCACGGTAATTCATCAAAGGAGGGGGGAGAAATAGATATTATTCTGAGCAAAAAAAGGGGAAATATGATTTAG
- a CDS encoding SDR family NAD(P)-dependent oxidoreductase — translation MVQNNIALVTGGSRGLGKDMVLRLAEKGIDIILTYRTQKDEALAVVAAVEKLGRKAVALPLDVSNASGFEAFFSSVATALRATWGAEKFQFLVNNAGIGIHAAFADTTEAQFDELVNIQFKGPFFLTQRALPYIADGGGIVNISSGLARFSFPGYAAYASMKGAMETLTRYQAKELGARKIRVNIVAPGAIETDFGGGVVRDNAQVNAQIASVTALGRVGLPEDIGGVVAFLCTDPARWINAQRIEVSGGMML, via the coding sequence ATGGTACAAAACAATATCGCCCTGGTCACCGGCGGCAGCCGTGGTCTTGGCAAAGACATGGTCCTCCGCCTGGCCGAAAAAGGCATCGACATTATCCTTACCTACCGCACCCAAAAAGACGAGGCGCTGGCCGTTGTTGCAGCAGTAGAGAAACTCGGCCGCAAAGCCGTGGCGCTTCCCCTGGACGTCAGCAATGCCTCCGGCTTCGAGGCCTTCTTTTCTTCCGTGGCCACGGCCTTAAGGGCCACCTGGGGCGCAGAGAAATTCCAGTTCCTGGTCAACAATGCCGGCATCGGCATCCACGCAGCTTTCGCGGACACCACCGAAGCGCAGTTCGATGAACTCGTCAACATCCAGTTCAAGGGGCCGTTTTTCCTTACCCAGCGCGCGCTACCGTACATCGCCGACGGCGGCGGTATCGTCAACATTTCTTCCGGTCTGGCGCGGTTTTCCTTCCCCGGGTATGCGGCGTACGCGTCCATGAAAGGCGCCATGGAAACCCTCACCCGCTACCAGGCTAAAGAGCTTGGTGCCCGTAAGATCCGCGTCAACATCGTTGCACCCGGTGCCATAGAAACGGATTTTGGCGGCGGTGTCGTCCGGGACAATGCCCAGGTCAATGCACAGATTGCCTCCGTCACCGCGCTGGGCCGCGTCGGCTTACCCGAAGACATCGGTGGGGTCGTGGCTTTTCTTTGCACCGACCCTGCCCGCTGGATCAATGCGCAGCGGATCGAAGTTTCCGGAGGAATGATGTTGTAA
- a CDS encoding SRPBCC domain-containing protein, whose protein sequence is MEQKTKIVAEDGKQEMVITREFDLPVALLFRAHAEAELVEQWMGTQVIKLESEKHGSYQYLKTDDKGNVLFKADGVIHEFIPNHKIIRTFEMANVPLGVQLEIYAFERLTDDTSKLHMHVIYESVTQRDQVVQMGMTQGINWAHDRIQAIAGNLKK, encoded by the coding sequence ATGGAACAAAAAACTAAAATCGTTGCCGAAGACGGCAAACAGGAAATGGTGATTACCCGGGAATTCGATTTGCCGGTAGCCTTGCTTTTTAGGGCGCATGCCGAGGCCGAACTTGTCGAGCAGTGGATGGGCACGCAGGTCATAAAGCTGGAGAGCGAAAAGCACGGCAGCTATCAATACCTGAAAACCGACGACAAAGGAAACGTTTTGTTTAAGGCGGATGGGGTGATCCACGAATTTATACCGAACCATAAGATCATCCGGACATTCGAAATGGCGAATGTGCCCTTGGGTGTCCAATTGGAAATCTATGCGTTTGAACGGCTGACGGATGATACGAGCAAACTGCATATGCACGTCATCTACGAGTCGGTAACGCAAAGAGACCAGGTCGTACAAATGGGGATGACGCAGGGGATCAATTGGGCGCATGACCGGATACAGGCGATTGCTGGTAACTTAAAAAAATAA
- a CDS encoding metalloregulator ArsR/SmtB family transcription factor → MNLRRDVFQAIADPTRRAILLLVASHSMTAGAIAANFDTARPTVSKHLQILTECELLQQEQNGREIYYHLNARKMKEVADFIEPFRKMWDDRFNKLESVMKKYK, encoded by the coding sequence ATGAACCTGAGACGAGATGTATTTCAAGCCATAGCAGACCCGACGAGGAGGGCAATACTTTTGTTGGTGGCGTCGCATTCGATGACGGCGGGGGCGATTGCCGCGAACTTCGATACGGCGAGACCGACGGTTTCCAAACACCTGCAAATACTCACGGAGTGCGAGCTGCTGCAACAGGAGCAGAACGGCCGGGAGATTTATTATCACCTAAATGCACGCAAAATGAAAGAAGTAGCGGACTTTATCGAGCCATTCCGCAAGATGTGGGATGACCGTTTTAACAAATTGGAATCTGTCATGAAAAAATATAAATAA
- a CDS encoding helix-turn-helix domain-containing protein: MATLKIRPRPHEITESFLQELDKHLADIVEGRRQDMFEIRDFAAILHIHPTHLTNTVKQITGRTPCDFFEDRILERAKNLLAGTDLPINEVATLLTYDPSNFTKFFKRFSGQTPKQYREEVRATPARRVLTI, translated from the coding sequence ATGGCCACCCTCAAAATACGCCCACGCCCCCACGAGATCACGGAATCTTTCCTACAGGAGCTTGACAAGCACCTCGCCGATATCGTGGAAGGTCGCAGGCAGGACATGTTCGAGATCCGTGACTTCGCCGCGATCCTGCACATCCACCCCACCCACCTGACCAATACCGTTAAGCAAATCACCGGCCGGACCCCTTGCGACTTTTTTGAAGACCGCATCCTCGAACGGGCCAAAAACCTGTTGGCCGGCACCGACCTCCCCATTAACGAGGTCGCCACCCTCCTGACCTACGACCCCTCCAACTTCACCAAATTCTTCAAACGCTTCTCCGGGCAGACGCCCAAGCAATACCGGGAAGAGGTCCGGGCGACCCCGGCGCGGCGCGTACTCACCATTTAA
- a CDS encoding DUF4252 domain-containing protein, translating into MKIFLLPALLASLTACGQQRDLDRFYDKYKSNDALTTQISINPSLLMSVGFSDTQNNAWKDKVSKFRLFILDAKKVPSAAEDIRDLFKRLQQDHYDELITVHKGTKGGQLLCKDLAGDHRDLVLFVRGDDDGLIFAEVEGRFTEKDLDAIRGSVQ; encoded by the coding sequence ATGAAAATTTTTCTTCTGCCGGCCTTGCTGGCAAGCCTTACCGCCTGTGGTCAACAAAGGGATCTGGACCGTTTTTACGACAAGTACAAGTCCAACGACGCACTGACCACCCAAATCTCCATCAATCCTTCTCTCCTGATGTCCGTCGGGTTTTCCGACACGCAAAACAACGCGTGGAAAGACAAGGTATCCAAGTTCCGGTTGTTTATTTTAGACGCCAAAAAAGTGCCATCGGCGGCCGAAGATATCCGGGATCTGTTCAAACGGCTGCAGCAGGACCACTACGACGAGTTGATCACCGTCCACAAAGGCACCAAAGGCGGTCAATTGTTGTGCAAGGACCTCGCGGGTGATCACCGGGATCTTGTCTTATTTGTCCGGGGTGACGACGACGGCCTCATTTTCGCCGAGGTAGAAGGGCGCTTCACCGAGAAGGACCTGGACGCCATCCGCGGGTCCGTGCAGTAA
- a CDS encoding DoxX family protein, translating to MRNKIIYWIATLWLSLGMVATGSVQVLKWKPEADYITHLGYPVFALTIIGVWKILGVVAILIPKFPLLKEWAYAGFFFIMTGAIFSHIADGDPVKDLLPALLLLVLTLVSWYFRPLDRKIAMA from the coding sequence ATGAGAAACAAGATCATCTATTGGATTGCCACCCTTTGGCTGTCTTTGGGCATGGTGGCCACGGGGAGCGTGCAGGTTTTAAAGTGGAAACCGGAGGCGGATTACATTACCCATTTGGGCTACCCGGTTTTTGCGCTGACCATTATCGGGGTTTGGAAAATATTGGGCGTTGTCGCCATCCTTATCCCCAAATTCCCGCTCCTCAAAGAATGGGCGTATGCGGGCTTTTTCTTTATCATGACGGGGGCGATATTTTCCCATATCGCGGACGGGGACCCCGTCAAGGACCTTCTTCCGGCCCTATTGTTGCTGGTACTTACCTTGGTATCGTGGTATTTCCGACCTTTGGATAGAAAAATCGCTATGGCATGA
- a CDS encoding glutamate--tRNA ligase family protein, producing MKTRIAPTPSGYLHLGNALSFALTAGTGARILLRIDDMDRDRVSDAYVQDIFDTLRFLEIPWDEGPLDLEDYKKSWAQVHRLGLYHAALERLRAKNAVFACTCSRSQIKNGMYPGTCREKHIPLDTEGASWRLRTNAPLPPDMQDFVVRKKDGFPSYQLTSVVDDLHYGIDLVVRGEDLRPSTLAQQYLAQVLEEQAFSGILFLHHPLLVDMDGQKLSKSAGSTSIQAMRKEGRTAREVYGNIGRLSRLNEPVDSWRTLAAAFKGL from the coding sequence ATGAAAACCCGCATCGCCCCCACCCCCAGCGGCTACCTCCACTTAGGCAACGCCCTTTCCTTCGCGCTGACCGCGGGCACGGGCGCCCGGATCCTGCTCCGGATAGACGACATGGACAGGGACAGGGTGAGCGATGCGTACGTACAGGATATTTTTGACACACTGCGTTTTCTGGAGATTCCCTGGGACGAGGGGCCGCTAGATCTGGAGGACTATAAAAAGTCATGGGCCCAGGTGCACCGGTTGGGGTTGTACCATGCCGCGCTGGAACGTCTCCGGGCGAAAAACGCGGTTTTTGCGTGTACCTGTTCGAGGAGCCAGATCAAAAACGGGATGTACCCGGGCACCTGCCGGGAGAAACACATCCCCTTGGACACCGAAGGCGCGAGCTGGCGGCTTCGGACAAACGCACCGCTTCCTCCCGACATGCAGGACTTTGTCGTTCGCAAAAAGGACGGTTTCCCCTCTTACCAGCTCACTTCGGTGGTGGACGATCTTCACTATGGGATCGACCTCGTCGTAAGGGGTGAGGACCTCCGGCCGTCCACCCTTGCGCAGCAGTACCTCGCGCAGGTATTGGAGGAGCAGGCGTTTTCCGGTATACTTTTCCTACACCATCCGCTCCTCGTGGACATGGACGGGCAAAAGCTATCGAAGTCGGCTGGGTCTACTTCCATACAGGCCATGCGCAAGGAGGGGCGGACCGCGCGGGAAGTATACGGCAACATCGGGCGCCTGTCACGGCTGAACGAACCGGTCGACAGCTGGCGGACGCTGGCAGCGGCGTTTAAAGGCCTTTAA
- a CDS encoding YdeI/OmpD-associated family protein, which translates to MNPKVDAYLDRATQWQKEMAALRTIVLDCGLTEELKWGKPCYAYQGKNIVVIQGFKEYCALLFLKGYALSDTHGILQKTGENTVVGRQIRVNSVREIAAIKDVLKTYIYQAVEVEEADVKAPVTKEPNIPEEFQHKLDKTPALKKAFSALTPGRQRAYVFYFSQPKQAKTRESRVEKCVQQILHGKGLNED; encoded by the coding sequence ATGAACCCCAAAGTTGACGCATATCTGGACAGAGCCACCCAGTGGCAAAAAGAAATGGCGGCGTTGAGGACGATCGTCCTTGACTGCGGGCTGACCGAGGAGCTGAAGTGGGGCAAACCTTGCTATGCGTATCAGGGTAAAAATATAGTCGTCATCCAGGGTTTTAAAGAATACTGCGCGCTCCTGTTCCTCAAGGGCTACGCCTTAAGCGATACCCATGGGATCCTTCAAAAAACCGGGGAGAATACGGTGGTCGGGCGCCAGATCCGGGTGAACAGTGTCCGGGAAATTGCAGCGATAAAGGATGTCTTGAAAACCTATATTTATCAGGCCGTCGAAGTGGAGGAAGCCGATGTAAAGGCGCCCGTAACAAAGGAACCCAACATACCCGAAGAATTTCAACACAAACTGGACAAGACGCCTGCCTTAAAAAAGGCTTTTTCCGCACTGACGCCCGGACGGCAGAGGGCCTATGTTTTTTATTTTTCCCAACCCAAACAAGCGAAAACCCGGGAATCGAGGGTGGAAAAATGTGTCCAGCAAATTCTTCATGGGAAAGGCCTCAACGAGGACTGA
- a CDS encoding RNA polymerase sigma factor: protein MSLEVFHHRILPMTDKLFRFAFRLLQNAEEAEDAVQDLLLKIWGKRGEWDRWENLEAYCMTSMRNLCLERLRNKKVYKDPDAAGHLASTDRNPMERTQDRELRDRLQACMEALPEKHALVIQLREVEGLSYQEIATTLGMSLDQVKVCLHRARNAVKNVILKEDLSWSTHI from the coding sequence ATGTCCCTGGAAGTCTTTCACCACCGCATTTTGCCCATGACGGACAAACTCTTCCGGTTTGCCTTCCGTTTGCTGCAGAATGCGGAGGAGGCGGAAGACGCCGTCCAGGACCTGCTGCTGAAGATTTGGGGCAAAAGAGGGGAGTGGGACCGGTGGGAAAACCTGGAGGCGTATTGCATGACCTCCATGCGGAACCTGTGTCTGGAGCGGTTGAGGAATAAAAAGGTGTACAAGGATCCTGACGCCGCGGGGCACCTGGCCAGCACCGACCGCAACCCCATGGAGCGTACCCAGGACCGGGAACTCCGGGACCGTCTCCAGGCCTGTATGGAGGCCCTTCCGGAAAAACACGCCCTGGTGATACAACTCCGGGAAGTGGAAGGCCTGAGTTACCAGGAAATCGCCACGACCCTGGGCATGAGTTTGGATCAAGTTAAAGTTTGTCTGCACCGGGCAAGAAACGCCGTAAAGAACGTTATACTAAAGGAGGACCTGTCATGGAGCACACATATATAA
- a CDS encoding DNA double-strand break repair nuclease NurA: MSEGNFIGGQAYEPLRRLLSDSKIQAMQAEIRIKSSIKETNWSEETVHLDELDVSDIKSKVLIAIDGDYSKSIIENGYPGAEIGYITVSTVAILLNKVRELEKEEFIDPKKFRETEKTSSIDSLFVGCNVVLQGEQSATSSMRKILYKELYKCHIFKDSESLLDTYHTLLRERPKGGRAPKCPYDECEADYEFSEGEYLCKSCGGKLYSTDALRLHELLNNSGTSGEMYGQIKETFKKLQLIHILRTFEQHPKYFSLLREMVFFMEGPLAVFSTASWLARPIRKELERVNDKVRAEFGADLIILGIERTGNFVKHFMDIDTKKDGTDNNFPNQSAFLLTNSYIKEHIVYNENPHFVYLNDTSFGRKFFYKTKGGYRVVSSVATFSNYQSNTDTAFPAQFPRLSDVLVLLDKLVSSRYENSITPLAAAHAEAAIPLNLGKSVFEDIARQIKEQSNAS, translated from the coding sequence ATGAGTGAAGGCAATTTTATCGGCGGGCAAGCATATGAGCCGCTTAGGAGGTTGTTATCTGATTCAAAGATTCAGGCGATGCAAGCGGAGATTCGTATCAAGTCGTCTATAAAGGAGACTAACTGGAGTGAGGAAACTGTGCATTTGGACGAGCTTGATGTTTCTGATATAAAATCCAAGGTACTTATTGCGATCGATGGCGACTATAGCAAGTCAATTATTGAAAATGGTTATCCCGGTGCTGAAATAGGGTATATCACAGTTTCTACCGTGGCAATACTATTGAATAAAGTTAGAGAGCTTGAAAAGGAAGAATTTATAGATCCCAAGAAATTTCGTGAGACTGAGAAAACTTCTTCCATTGATAGCTTATTTGTTGGGTGCAATGTTGTTCTTCAAGGTGAGCAGTCGGCCACGTCTTCCATGAGGAAGATCTTGTACAAAGAACTTTATAAGTGTCATATTTTCAAAGATTCGGAATCGCTGCTGGATACATATCATACCTTACTTCGTGAGCGACCCAAAGGTGGGCGGGCACCGAAGTGTCCTTATGACGAATGTGAGGCCGATTATGAATTTTCCGAGGGGGAATATCTTTGTAAGTCATGCGGTGGAAAACTTTATTCCACAGATGCACTGAGACTTCATGAGCTGCTGAATAATTCTGGGACTAGTGGGGAAATGTATGGGCAGATCAAAGAAACATTTAAAAAACTTCAGCTAATTCATATTTTGAGGACTTTTGAACAACACCCGAAGTATTTTTCATTGTTACGTGAGATGGTCTTTTTTATGGAGGGGCCCTTGGCTGTCTTTAGTACGGCTTCATGGCTGGCCAGGCCTATCCGCAAAGAATTGGAACGCGTGAATGATAAGGTTAGGGCGGAATTCGGTGCGGATTTGATTATTTTAGGAATAGAGCGAACTGGTAATTTTGTAAAGCATTTTATGGACATTGACACAAAAAAAGATGGTACTGACAACAATTTTCCCAACCAAAGTGCTTTTCTATTAACCAATAGCTATATAAAAGAGCATATTGTATATAATGAGAATCCCCATTTTGTATATTTAAACGACACGTCGTTCGGAAGGAAATTTTTTTATAAAACAAAGGGTGGATATCGGGTGGTCTCCTCCGTAGCTACCTTTAGTAATTACCAATCCAATACGGATACTGCTTTCCCAGCACAGTTCCCGAGACTTTCGGACGTGCTTGTATTATTGGATAAATTGGTCTCTAGCCGTTATGAGAACTCCATTACCCCTTTGGCCGCTGCTCATGCCGAAGCGGCAATTCCCCTAAATTTGGGAAAATCCGTTTTTGAGGATATTGCCCGCCAAATTAAAGAACAATCAAACGCATCATGA
- a CDS encoding type 1 glutamine amidotransferase → MRVHYLQHVPFEGLGYIDTWLKAHRHTVTGTAFFEPGSPLPDTKDIDALIVMGGPMGVYDATVYPWLIREKSFIKDCLAAHKRILGICLGAQLLADCLGARVHPAPHKEIGWFAVRPTPPAARGTTMPSWLPGLFKDEPTVFHWHGDQFDIPPGAADTLSTAANTAQAFQWNDRVLGLQFHLEVTPELLDQMIAHGTHELIPSPYIQPAEALRAGNVYMASCHRLMGHLLKTWMGEGGL, encoded by the coding sequence ATGAGAGTGCACTACCTCCAACACGTTCCCTTCGAAGGCCTGGGCTACATCGATACGTGGCTCAAAGCCCACCGGCATACGGTAACGGGAACCGCCTTTTTCGAACCCGGGTCCCCCCTCCCCGACACAAAGGACATCGATGCCCTAATCGTTATGGGCGGTCCCATGGGCGTGTACGATGCGACAGTATATCCCTGGCTGATCCGGGAAAAATCTTTTATCAAGGACTGTCTGGCTGCACACAAACGCATCCTGGGGATTTGCCTGGGCGCCCAGCTCCTGGCGGACTGCCTGGGCGCCAGGGTCCATCCAGCGCCCCACAAAGAGATCGGCTGGTTCGCCGTCCGCCCTACCCCACCTGCCGCCCGTGGTACGACCATGCCCTCCTGGCTGCCCGGTCTTTTTAAGGACGAGCCCACCGTTTTCCATTGGCACGGAGATCAATTCGATATCCCTCCCGGCGCGGCGGACACCCTGTCCACCGCAGCCAATACCGCCCAGGCCTTTCAATGGAACGACCGGGTGCTCGGGCTTCAATTTCACCTGGAGGTTACACCCGAGTTGCTCGACCAGATGATCGCCCACGGTACCCACGAGCTCATCCCCTCGCCTTATATACAACCTGCGGAAGCCTTACGTGCCGGCAATGTGTATATGGCTTCCTGCCACCGGCTGATGGGCCACTTGCTAAAAACGTGGATGGGGGAAGGGGGGTTATGA
- a CDS encoding DUF4252 domain-containing protein translates to MKRMIRKGGLLALALLMGSAVFAQDDAIGKFFGKYIDDDRFTVVSVSPKMFRLLSSVNWDTVSPNIRQAVQKLQSLRILSTETTPMTFYKEALAKIDRSQYEELITVRDKEDNTRFLVREDGKVIHELLMISVDGKDFTLLSFVGDIDLDALSKLSSDMKIQGLSHLKDAKKP, encoded by the coding sequence ATGAAACGGATGATTCGAAAGGGTGGCCTGCTCGCGCTCGCCCTCCTGATGGGCTCGGCTGTCTTTGCCCAGGACGACGCCATCGGTAAATTCTTTGGCAAATACATCGACGACGACCGGTTTACGGTCGTGTCCGTCAGCCCCAAAATGTTCCGGCTGCTCTCCAGCGTGAACTGGGACACGGTCTCCCCCAATATCCGTCAGGCCGTGCAAAAGCTCCAAAGCCTCCGGATCCTGAGCACGGAAACCACCCCTATGACCTTTTACAAGGAGGCGCTGGCGAAAATAGACAGGAGTCAGTACGAAGAACTCATCACCGTCAGGGACAAGGAAGACAACACGCGATTCCTGGTCCGGGAAGACGGCAAGGTCATCCACGAGCTGCTCATGATCTCGGTGGATGGCAAAGACTTCACACTCCTGAGCTTTGTCGGGGACATCGACCTGGACGCCCTCTCCAAGCTCTCCTCTGACATGAAGATCCAGGGATTAAGTCACCTAAAAGACGCAAAAAAGCCATGA